One genomic window of Arachis hypogaea cultivar Tifrunner chromosome 8, arahy.Tifrunner.gnm2.J5K5, whole genome shotgun sequence includes the following:
- the LOC112706409 gene encoding uncharacterized protein — translation MESYKETYKYHINPIPGQTFWEQSQYNRLLAPSIKRKPGNLQTKRRKDFDEGTSSNKKAKPATTMKRQLRQFTYRYCLQKGHTKRGCEKKGAADAAQAVADTAATAKAVEDAKDPKNATAQVTTTAQATATVTATSTVTATANITNNIPSAINFAPIGQASEIELSQSSCSEPENSQKRNQPQDLPNYLLEEGHHHQLPLQHWTQ, via the exons ATGGAGTCTTACAAGGAAACATACAAGTACCACATCAATCCTATACCTGGCCAAACCTTTTGGGAACAAAGTCAGTATAACAGGCTATTGGCACCATCAATCAAGAGGAAGCCAGGAAACCTTCAAACAAAGAGGAGGAAGGACTTCGATGAAGGCACAAGTTCTAACAAGAAAGCTAAGCCAGCTACAACCATGAAAAGACAGCTTCGACAATTCACCTATAGGTACTGCTTGCAAAAAGGTCATACCAAGAGAGGGTGTGAAAAGAAAGGAGCAGCTGATGCTGCTCAAGCTGTAGCTGATACCGCGGCAACTGCAAAAGCTGTGGAGGATGCTAAAGACCCTAAAAATGCTACTGCCCAGGTCACTACAACTGCTCAGGCCACTGCAACTGTCACTGCTACTAGTACAGTTACGGCTACTGCTAATATTACAAACAATATCCCGTCTGCAATCAATTTTGCTCCTATTGGTCAAGCTTCAGAGATTGAACTATCACAGTCAAGTTGTTCTGAACCAGAAAATTCTCAAAAG CGGAACCAACCACAAGACCTGCCAAACTACCTGCTAGAAGAAGGTCACCACCACCAACTCCCTCTACAGCACTGGACCCAATAA
- the LOC112705096 gene encoding uncharacterized protein, protein MTLSEAYEHIKIDYNVMINGKMVYKALKEARERVIGNERAQYSKLKDYLSEIHRSNPWSSTILDVTPILQSLPLFNRLYISPDACKRGFKTGCRKLIGLDSCFLKGYFGGQLLSAVSQDANNHFYVIAFAVVDNETKESWKWFLILLQEDLGDQDIHEWNFISDQQKGLYKDKQVKNVVWECAKCTTDAKFQASIKKLKRINEEAWSYLEKFEPACWTKAHFSHGPKCDNLTNNMFEVWNEKMVNYRSKSILTMCEELWCYIMRRMTKYKQVLETHIGTEIAPTQQKSLDDIMKDIRYWRLVWVGDDERRVFEVQQGSKKLSINLSTNKYTCKTWQLTGLPCVHALATIARRGDRPETYVHPLLKIGPAIATYQHCIQLNVVDHPNPTQSAANAPGSVSSMGAANSGATTPQSARAKKSIIGP, encoded by the exons ATGACCCTGAGTGAGGCTTATGAGCACATCAAGATCGACTACAACGTTATGATTAATGGGAAGATGGTATATAAGGCCCTCAAGGAAGCAAGGGAGCGTGTGATTGGCAACGAGAGAGCACAATACAGCAAATTGAAGGACTATCTGTCAGAAATACATAGGAGTAACCCATGGAGCTCCACCATTCTCGATGTGACACCAATCCTTCAGTCCCTTCCACTGTTTAACAGGCTATACATCTCTCCAGATGCATGTAAAAGGGGTTTTAAAACTGGGTGTAGAAAATTAATCGGTCTTGATAGTTGTTTCTTGAAGGGATACTTTGGGGGCCAGCTATTGTCCGCTGTAAGTCAAGATGCAAATAATCACTTCTATGTGATAGCATTCGCTGTTGTTGATAATGAAACGAAGGAGAGTTGGAAGTGGTTCCTCATCTTGTTACAAGAAGATCTTGGAGATCAAGACATTCATGAGTGGAATTTTATCTCGGACCAACAAAAG GGATT aTACAAGGACAAGCAAGTCAAGAATGTTGTATGGGAATGTGCTAAATGTACCACTGATGCTAAATTCCAAGCAAGTATAAAGAAGTTGAAAAGGATCAACGAAGAAGCATGGAGTTACCTAGAAAAATTTGAGCCTGCTTGCTGGACCAAAGCTCACTTCAGTCACGGGCCAAAGTGTGACAACCTCACCAATAACATGTTTGAGGTTTGGAACGAAAAAATGGTGAACTACCGGTCAAAATCAATTCTTACAATGTGTGAGGAACTTTGGTGCTATATCATGCGACGGATGACCAAGTACAAACAAGTATTGGAGACACACATCGGAACTGAGATCGCACCTACTCAACAGAAAAGTCTTGATGACATTATGAAGGATATTAGATATTGGCGGCTAGTTTGGGTTGGTGATGATGAAAGGAGAGTCTTCGAGGTTCAACAAGGCTCCAAGAAGCTTTCTATCAACCTGTCTACAAACAAATATACATGCAAGACTTGGCAATTAACTG GTCTTCCTTGCGTTCATGCACTTGCTACCATAGCTAGAAGGGGTGACAGACCTGAGACATATGTCCACCCTCTGCTTAAGATTGGGCCAGCAATAGCAACATACCAACATTGCATACAACTT aaTGTGGTTGATCATCCTAATCCAACTCAGTCCGCAGCTAATGCACCAGGTTCTGTGTCTAGTATG GGTGCAGCAAATTCTGGAGCAACAACTCCCCAAAGTGCAAGGGCCAAGAAGTCTATCATTGGACCATAA